Proteins from one Ricinus communis isolate WT05 ecotype wild-type chromosome 9, ASM1957865v1, whole genome shotgun sequence genomic window:
- the LOC8285029 gene encoding uncharacterized protein LOC8285029 isoform X1, with amino-acid sequence MTDRNAITTTTNSSSTAAAAAPKPIWMKQAEEAKLKSEAEKAAAAKAAFEATFKTLTTNKPEKASDSDSEGEESEEYLANKPVGPVDPTKCTAVGAGIAGGTACAPSTFMVATKDSDGRKVMHGGAQIKVKVSPGVGVGGTEQEGIVKDMGDGSYTVTYVVPKRGNYMVNIECNGKPIMGSPFPVFFSAGTSTGGLLGMAPASTFPNLVNQTMPNMPNYSGSVSGAFPGLLGMIPGIVSGASGGAVLPGIGASLGEVCREYLNGRCAKTDCKLNHPPHNLLMTALAATTSMGTLSQVPMAPSAAAMAAAQAIVAAQALQAHAAQVQAQAQSAKDSSGSPDKAGKEDTLKKTLQVSNLSPLLTVDQLKQLFSYFGSVVECSITDSKHFAYIEYSKPEEATAALALNNMDVGGRPLNVEMAKSLPQKSLLNSSVASSSLPLMMQQAVAMQQMQFQQALLMQQTMTAQQAANRAATMKSATELAAARAAEISKKLKADGFVDEEKETERKSRSPSASRVRSKSKSKSPVSYRRRRRSPYSPPSRRHRDHRSRSPFRSRHLSRYDIERRSFRDSRDDSGRTRRGDRSFDRRSPVSRRNRSRSVSPRMKRSYRADSGSPKRRRESSPRRARKSSHGGSRSPRHHRGSRSSPRNDSDNKLKYRKRSRSKSVEDSKEKAKEAQDEKFKKQERRSRSLSVEEKNNVSKSSSRSIDENEPKHRGRSRSKSVEARRSTEKVNETRDGRLKNRDRKRSRSKSVEVRRHSREKGNESRDKKSKHRDRKRSRSISADGKHHRGSRSSPRVADDIKSKHRRHSRSRSPESKKLSSYRMDGTGVEKSKRRSRRRSMSAEGKHCRSPRSSEENKSKHKRRSRSRSAEGKHHSSDIKNIKRAENLVHENCVSHETENVTEDQDSVVGDATNMWSNKKSSKYDDYDPEELKENMVIDNDKEMRN; translated from the exons ATGACCGATCGAAACGccatcaccaccaccaccaactCCTCCTCCACAGCCGCCGCTGCCGCTCCTAAGCCGATATGGATGAAGCAAGCCGAGGAAGCCAAATTAAAAAGCGAAGCCGAGAAAGCCGCAGCCGCAAAAGCCGCTTTTGAAGCTacattcaaaaccctaaccaCCAACAAACCCGAGAAGGCCTCTGACTCTGATTCAGAAGGAGAAGAATCGGAAGAGTACTTGGCCAATAAGCCTGTGGGACCAGTAGACCCCACCAAATGCACGGCGGTCGGTGCTGGCATTGCCGGCGGAACTGCTTGCGCTCCGTCTACATTCATGGTGGCGACTAAGGATTCGGATGGGAGGAAGGTTATGCACGGCGGTGCGCAAATTAAGGTGAAGGTATCGCCAGGAGTGGGTGTTGGAGGGACTGAGCAGGAAGGAATTGTGAAGGATATGGGAGATGGGAGTTATACAGTGACTTATGTTGTACCTAAAAGAGGGAATTATATGGTTAATATTGAATGTAATGGGAAGCCTATCATGGGTAGTCCATTTCCTGTATTCTTTAGTGCAg GTACTTCAACTGGAGGACTGTTGGGTATGGCTCCTGCATCTACCTTTCCAAACTTAGTTAACCAGACCATGCCAAATATGCCAAATTATTCAGGTTCTGTTTCTGGGGCATTCCCTGGATTACTGGGAATGATTCCTGGGATTGTTTCTGGTGCTTCAGGTGGTGCTGTTTTGCCTGGAATTGGGGCATCACTTGGGGAAGTTTGTCGAGAGTATCTTAATGGCCGGTGTGCAAAAACTGACTGCAAATTGAACCATCCACCGCACAATTTGCTAATGACAGCATTAGCAGCAACAACCTCAATGGGGACTCTTAGTCAGGTGCCTATGGCACCTTCAGCAGCTGCAATGGCTGCTGCTCAGGCCATTGTTGCTGCCCAAGCCCTTCAAGCCCATGCTGCTCAGGTGCAAGCACAAGCACAATCTGCCAAAGATTCATCTG GTTCACCTGACAAAGCTGGGAAGGAAGACACACTGAAGAAGACACTCCAAGTTAGCAATCTTAGTCCACTTCTGACAGTGGACCAGCTGAAACAACTCTTTAGCTATTTTGGCTCAGTAGTTGAGTGTAGCATTACTGACTCAAAGCATTTTGCTTACATAGAATACTCAAAACCTGAAGAAGCAACTGCTGCTTTAGCATTGAACAATATGGATGTTGGGGGTCGACCATTGAATGTTGAGATGGCTAAATCGCTTCCTCAGAAATCACTTTTGAATTCCTCTGTGGCTTCGTCTTCTCTGCCATTGATGATGCAGCAAGCTGTTGCCATGCAACAGATGCAGTTTCAACAGGCTTTGCTTATGCAGCAAACTATGACAGCACAACAGGCAGCTAACCGAGCTGCAACAATGAAGTCTGCAACAGAGTTGGCAGCAGCTAGAGCTGCAGAAATTAGTAAGAAGTTAAAAGCTGATGGATTTGTTGATGAAGAGAAggaaacagaaagaaaatctAG GTCGCCTTCTGCATCTCGAGTCAGGTCAAAATCTAAGTCGAAATCACCAGTTAGTTATCGACGAAGGCGGAGATCTCCTTATTCACCTCCTTCTCGCCGCCATCGAGATCATAGATCCAGGTCACCTTTTAGATCTCGCCATCTCTCCAGGTATGATATTGAAAGGCGGTCTTTTAGAGATAGCAGGGATGATAGTGGCAGAACTAGAAGAGGGGATAGATCATTTGATCGGCGTTCCCCTGTTTCAAGGAGAAATAGGAGTAGAAGTGTGAGCCCTCGAATGAAAAGGTCCTACAGGGCTGATTCTGGCTCACCAAAACGTCGTCGAGAAAGTTCACCACGTAGAGCGAGAAAATCATCCCATGGCGGTTCAAGATCACCGAGGCATCATAGAGGAAGCAGGTCATCTCCAAGAAATGACAGTGATAACAAACTGAAATACAGAAAACGCTCTAGGTCCAAATCTGTGGAAGACTCcaaggaaaaagcaaaagaagccCAGGATGaaaaattcaagaaacaaGAGAGGAGATCCAGGTCATTATCTGTGGAAGAGAAGAATAATGTAAGCAAGTCATCTTCAAGAAGTATAGATGAAAATGAACCTAAGCACCGGGGGCGATCAAGGTCAAAATCTGTGGAAGCAAGGCGTTCCACTGAGAAAGTGAATGAAACTAGGGATGGAAGATTGAAAAATCGTGATAGAAAGAGGTCCAGGTCAAAATCTGTTGAAGTTAGGCGCCACTCCAGAGAGAAAGGAAATGAAAGCAGAGATAAAAAGTCAAAGCATCGCGATCGGAAGCGGAGTAGATCAATCTCTGCTGACGGTAAGCATCACAGAGGAAGCAGATCATCCCCACGAGTAGCTGATGACATTAAATCAAAACACAGAAGGCACTCTAGGTCAAGATCTCCAGAAAGTAAGAAGCTTTCTAGTTATAGGATGGATGGAACTGGAGTTGAAAAATCGAAGCGTCGCAGCAGAAGACGGTCAATGTCTGCTGAAGGTAAGCATTGCAGATCTCCAAGAAGTTCAGAGGAGAATAAATCAAAACATAAAAGACGCTCCAGGTCTAGATCTGCAGAAGGCAAGCATCATTCGAGTGatataaagaatataaagaGAGCTGAAAATTTAGTGCATGAAAACTGTGTATCACATGAAACTGAAAATGTTACTGAGGACCAAGATTCTGTTGTGGGGGATGCAACTAATATGTGGAGCAACAAAAAGTCTTCAAAATATGATGACTATGATCCAGAGGAATTGAAGGAAAATATGGTAATAGATAATGACAAAGAAATGAGGAACTGA
- the LOC8285029 gene encoding serine/arginine-rich splicing factor 4 isoform X2, producing MTDRNAITTTTNSSSTAAAAAPKPIWMKQAEEAKLKSEAEKAAAAKAAFEATFKTLTTNKPEKASDSDSEGEESEEYLANKPVGPVDPTKCTAVGAGIAGGTACAPSTFMVATKDSDGRKVMHGGAQIKVKVSPGVGVGGTEQEGIVKDMGDGSYTVTYVVPKRGNYMVNIECNGKPIMGSPFPVFFSAGTSTGGLLGGAVLPGIGASLGEVCREYLNGRCAKTDCKLNHPPHNLLMTALAATTSMGTLSQVPMAPSAAAMAAAQAIVAAQALQAHAAQVQAQAQSAKDSSGSPDKAGKEDTLKKTLQVSNLSPLLTVDQLKQLFSYFGSVVECSITDSKHFAYIEYSKPEEATAALALNNMDVGGRPLNVEMAKSLPQKSLLNSSVASSSLPLMMQQAVAMQQMQFQQALLMQQTMTAQQAANRAATMKSATELAAARAAEISKKLKADGFVDEEKETERKSRSPSASRVRSKSKSKSPVSYRRRRRSPYSPPSRRHRDHRSRSPFRSRHLSRYDIERRSFRDSRDDSGRTRRGDRSFDRRSPVSRRNRSRSVSPRMKRSYRADSGSPKRRRESSPRRARKSSHGGSRSPRHHRGSRSSPRNDSDNKLKYRKRSRSKSVEDSKEKAKEAQDEKFKKQERRSRSLSVEEKNNVSKSSSRSIDENEPKHRGRSRSKSVEARRSTEKVNETRDGRLKNRDRKRSRSKSVEVRRHSREKGNESRDKKSKHRDRKRSRSISADGKHHRGSRSSPRVADDIKSKHRRHSRSRSPESKKLSSYRMDGTGVEKSKRRSRRRSMSAEGKHCRSPRSSEENKSKHKRRSRSRSAEGKHHSSDIKNIKRAENLVHENCVSHETENVTEDQDSVVGDATNMWSNKKSSKYDDYDPEELKENMVIDNDKEMRN from the exons ATGACCGATCGAAACGccatcaccaccaccaccaactCCTCCTCCACAGCCGCCGCTGCCGCTCCTAAGCCGATATGGATGAAGCAAGCCGAGGAAGCCAAATTAAAAAGCGAAGCCGAGAAAGCCGCAGCCGCAAAAGCCGCTTTTGAAGCTacattcaaaaccctaaccaCCAACAAACCCGAGAAGGCCTCTGACTCTGATTCAGAAGGAGAAGAATCGGAAGAGTACTTGGCCAATAAGCCTGTGGGACCAGTAGACCCCACCAAATGCACGGCGGTCGGTGCTGGCATTGCCGGCGGAACTGCTTGCGCTCCGTCTACATTCATGGTGGCGACTAAGGATTCGGATGGGAGGAAGGTTATGCACGGCGGTGCGCAAATTAAGGTGAAGGTATCGCCAGGAGTGGGTGTTGGAGGGACTGAGCAGGAAGGAATTGTGAAGGATATGGGAGATGGGAGTTATACAGTGACTTATGTTGTACCTAAAAGAGGGAATTATATGGTTAATATTGAATGTAATGGGAAGCCTATCATGGGTAGTCCATTTCCTGTATTCTTTAGTGCAg GTACTTCAACTGGAGGACTGTTGG GTGGTGCTGTTTTGCCTGGAATTGGGGCATCACTTGGGGAAGTTTGTCGAGAGTATCTTAATGGCCGGTGTGCAAAAACTGACTGCAAATTGAACCATCCACCGCACAATTTGCTAATGACAGCATTAGCAGCAACAACCTCAATGGGGACTCTTAGTCAGGTGCCTATGGCACCTTCAGCAGCTGCAATGGCTGCTGCTCAGGCCATTGTTGCTGCCCAAGCCCTTCAAGCCCATGCTGCTCAGGTGCAAGCACAAGCACAATCTGCCAAAGATTCATCTG GTTCACCTGACAAAGCTGGGAAGGAAGACACACTGAAGAAGACACTCCAAGTTAGCAATCTTAGTCCACTTCTGACAGTGGACCAGCTGAAACAACTCTTTAGCTATTTTGGCTCAGTAGTTGAGTGTAGCATTACTGACTCAAAGCATTTTGCTTACATAGAATACTCAAAACCTGAAGAAGCAACTGCTGCTTTAGCATTGAACAATATGGATGTTGGGGGTCGACCATTGAATGTTGAGATGGCTAAATCGCTTCCTCAGAAATCACTTTTGAATTCCTCTGTGGCTTCGTCTTCTCTGCCATTGATGATGCAGCAAGCTGTTGCCATGCAACAGATGCAGTTTCAACAGGCTTTGCTTATGCAGCAAACTATGACAGCACAACAGGCAGCTAACCGAGCTGCAACAATGAAGTCTGCAACAGAGTTGGCAGCAGCTAGAGCTGCAGAAATTAGTAAGAAGTTAAAAGCTGATGGATTTGTTGATGAAGAGAAggaaacagaaagaaaatctAG GTCGCCTTCTGCATCTCGAGTCAGGTCAAAATCTAAGTCGAAATCACCAGTTAGTTATCGACGAAGGCGGAGATCTCCTTATTCACCTCCTTCTCGCCGCCATCGAGATCATAGATCCAGGTCACCTTTTAGATCTCGCCATCTCTCCAGGTATGATATTGAAAGGCGGTCTTTTAGAGATAGCAGGGATGATAGTGGCAGAACTAGAAGAGGGGATAGATCATTTGATCGGCGTTCCCCTGTTTCAAGGAGAAATAGGAGTAGAAGTGTGAGCCCTCGAATGAAAAGGTCCTACAGGGCTGATTCTGGCTCACCAAAACGTCGTCGAGAAAGTTCACCACGTAGAGCGAGAAAATCATCCCATGGCGGTTCAAGATCACCGAGGCATCATAGAGGAAGCAGGTCATCTCCAAGAAATGACAGTGATAACAAACTGAAATACAGAAAACGCTCTAGGTCCAAATCTGTGGAAGACTCcaaggaaaaagcaaaagaagccCAGGATGaaaaattcaagaaacaaGAGAGGAGATCCAGGTCATTATCTGTGGAAGAGAAGAATAATGTAAGCAAGTCATCTTCAAGAAGTATAGATGAAAATGAACCTAAGCACCGGGGGCGATCAAGGTCAAAATCTGTGGAAGCAAGGCGTTCCACTGAGAAAGTGAATGAAACTAGGGATGGAAGATTGAAAAATCGTGATAGAAAGAGGTCCAGGTCAAAATCTGTTGAAGTTAGGCGCCACTCCAGAGAGAAAGGAAATGAAAGCAGAGATAAAAAGTCAAAGCATCGCGATCGGAAGCGGAGTAGATCAATCTCTGCTGACGGTAAGCATCACAGAGGAAGCAGATCATCCCCACGAGTAGCTGATGACATTAAATCAAAACACAGAAGGCACTCTAGGTCAAGATCTCCAGAAAGTAAGAAGCTTTCTAGTTATAGGATGGATGGAACTGGAGTTGAAAAATCGAAGCGTCGCAGCAGAAGACGGTCAATGTCTGCTGAAGGTAAGCATTGCAGATCTCCAAGAAGTTCAGAGGAGAATAAATCAAAACATAAAAGACGCTCCAGGTCTAGATCTGCAGAAGGCAAGCATCATTCGAGTGatataaagaatataaagaGAGCTGAAAATTTAGTGCATGAAAACTGTGTATCACATGAAACTGAAAATGTTACTGAGGACCAAGATTCTGTTGTGGGGGATGCAACTAATATGTGGAGCAACAAAAAGTCTTCAAAATATGATGACTATGATCCAGAGGAATTGAAGGAAAATATGGTAATAGATAATGACAAAGAAATGAGGAACTGA
- the LOC8258027 gene encoding chaperone protein dnaJ 20, chloroplastic — protein sequence MHCTNLMLPGGSDTVYFFHPSSSSSTTPITKSKPGPFLRLKPVTRFPMSSFKTKAAVSDRIATKDLSFYELLGIPESGSLIDIKQAYKQLARKYHPDVSPPDRVHEYTQRFIQVQEAYETLSDPRRRATYDRDMARGLHLAFSARRRYQSDEEVEVSSDWKNRWEAQLSELKRRSMNKDSEENMSWAARMRRQRERLSKEL from the exons ATGCATTGCACTAATCTAATGCTTCCAGGAGGAAGCGACACCGTTTATTTCTTCCAcccctcctcctcctcctccaccacccccataacaaaatccaaACCCGGACCGTTTCTACGTTTAAAACCCGTTACCCGTTTCCCAATGTCATCTTTTAAAACAAAAGCTGCTGTTAGTGATAGAATTGCGACTAAAGATTTGAGCTTTTATGAGTTACTTGGAATACCAGAATCAGGTAGTTTGATTGACATAAAACAAGCTTACAAACAACTAGCTAGAAAGTACCATCCTGATGTATCGCCTCCAGATCGGGTTCATGAGTATACCCAGAGATTTATCCAGGTTCAAGAGGCGTATGAGACTCTTTCTGATCCTCGAAGAAGAGCTACTTATGACAGGGATATGGCTCGTGGTCTTCACCTCGCTTTTTCTGCTAGAAGGAGATACCAAAGTGATGAG GAAGTGGAAGTCAGTAGTGATTGGAAGAATCGGTGGGAAGCTCAGCTATCAGAGttgaaaagaagaagcatGAACAAGGATTCAGAAGAGAACATGTCATGGGCAGCTCGGATGCGTAGGCAACGCGAACGCTTATCAAAAGAGCTTTAA